One genomic segment of Erythrobacter sp. THAF29 includes these proteins:
- a CDS encoding phosphoribosylanthranilate isomerase, translating to MSVQIKICGLSTPETLAAAVDAGATHVGLIHFEKSPRHLSLDDAAKLRARLPETVKAVLLLVNADVQTTGKAIDLVKPDVVQFHGNETPEWIALVREKTGVEAWKALGVKNAQTLEKSRRFEGLVDRLLFDAPAQALPGGTGQTFRWDLLTGFEHRIPWGLAGGLSSENVAEAIRQTGTELVDASSGLESAPGVKDVDLIRAFCKAALEA from the coding sequence ATGTCAGTCCAGATCAAGATTTGCGGGCTTTCGACGCCCGAAACCCTCGCCGCCGCCGTCGATGCGGGCGCAACCCATGTCGGGCTCATCCATTTCGAGAAGAGTCCGCGGCACCTCTCGCTGGACGACGCTGCCAAACTGCGCGCCCGATTGCCCGAAACGGTCAAGGCGGTGCTGCTGCTGGTCAACGCCGATGTCCAGACCACCGGAAAAGCTATCGATCTCGTCAAGCCCGATGTTGTTCAGTTCCACGGCAATGAAACGCCTGAATGGATCGCGCTCGTTCGCGAAAAGACAGGAGTAGAGGCATGGAAAGCTCTGGGCGTAAAGAATGCGCAAACGCTCGAAAAATCGCGCCGCTTCGAAGGTTTGGTCGATCGGCTGCTTTTCGACGCTCCGGCGCAGGCGCTACCGGGTGGCACGGGCCAGACCTTTCGTTGGGATCTGCTCACCGGGTTCGAGCATCGCATCCCCTGGGGCCTTGCGGGCGGTCTGTCGTCCGAAAATGTCGCGGAGGCTATCCGCCAGACCGGTACGGAACTGGTCGATGCCTCTTCGGGCCTTGAGAGCGCACCGGGCGTCAAGGATGTGGACTTGATCCGCGCCTTCTGCAAAGCGGCTCTCGAAGCTTGA
- the trpA gene encoding tryptophan synthase subunit alpha has product MTRLSHAFSKPHPAFVAFITAGDGDTAANLDALVAGGADVIELGMPFTDPMADGPAIQSANLRSLAKGTTTQTVLMIANEFRARHPDVPLVLMGYANPMIRRGAEWFAEHARGAGVDGVICVDIPPEEDAELGPALRAEGIAPIRLATPTTDEKRLPSVLDGSEGFVYYVSVAGITGKQQAAIDSIEYNVSRIKQHTDLPVAVGFGVRTPEQAAEIARVADGVVVGSAFVDLVGEFGTDAPAKLQELTTAMVAAIKQARS; this is encoded by the coding sequence ATGACCCGCCTCTCCCATGCCTTCTCCAAGCCGCATCCCGCGTTCGTCGCCTTCATCACCGCTGGCGATGGCGACACGGCGGCCAATCTCGATGCCCTCGTCGCAGGCGGCGCGGATGTAATCGAGCTGGGCATGCCCTTCACCGATCCGATGGCCGATGGCCCCGCGATCCAGTCCGCCAATCTGCGCAGTCTCGCCAAGGGCACGACCACCCAGACCGTCCTGATGATCGCCAACGAATTCCGCGCGCGGCATCCCGACGTCCCGCTGGTGCTGATGGGCTATGCCAACCCGATGATCCGGCGCGGAGCGGAATGGTTTGCAGAACATGCGCGCGGCGCGGGCGTCGATGGCGTGATCTGCGTCGATATCCCGCCCGAGGAAGACGCCGAGCTTGGCCCTGCCCTGCGCGCCGAGGGCATCGCTCCCATCCGCCTTGCCACCCCCACCACGGACGAGAAGCGCTTGCCGAGCGTCCTCGATGGCTCGGAGGGCTTCGTTTATTATGTCTCCGTTGCAGGGATTACCGGCAAGCAGCAGGCGGCAATCGACTCGATCGAATACAATGTCAGCCGCATAAAGCAGCACACCGACCTGCCCGTTGCGGTCGGTTTCGGTGTGCGTACTCCGGAACAGGCTGCGGAAATCGCGCGTGTAGCCGACGGTGTCGTCGTCGGCTCGGCCTTCGTCGATCTCGTCGGCGAATTTGGCACCGACGCGCCTGCCAAGCTACAAGAGCTCACAACAGCAATGGTCGCCGCAATCAAGCAAGCGCGCTCCTAA
- the accD gene encoding acetyl-CoA carboxylase, carboxyltransferase subunit beta — protein MNWFTRVRNSLGFGADKKTTDKDLWIKCKSCQEMLFVQEYEENLSVCPRCDHHGRIGADKRLALLLDEGFEYLDLPEVAEDPLKFKDTKKYTDRLKAARANNPPDQPKRDAFVVGSGTVEGHPAVVGVQDFGFMGGSMGMAVGMAFCAGAERALTRKCPYVVVTAAGGARMQEGILSLMQMPRATVMTRRLKEAGLPYIVVLTDPTTGGVTASYAMLGDVHIAEPGALIGFAGQRVIQDTIREQLPEGFQRAEYLHKHGMVDMVVHRKDLKETLASVIDYLLPAKAKGKGKAA, from the coding sequence ATGAACTGGTTCACCCGCGTCCGCAATTCACTCGGCTTTGGCGCCGACAAGAAGACCACCGACAAGGATCTCTGGATCAAGTGCAAATCTTGTCAGGAAATGCTTTTCGTCCAGGAATACGAGGAAAACCTCTCGGTCTGCCCGCGCTGCGACCATCATGGCAGGATCGGTGCCGACAAGCGGCTCGCCCTGCTGCTCGACGAGGGCTTCGAATATCTCGACCTGCCCGAGGTTGCCGAAGACCCGCTCAAGTTCAAGGATACCAAGAAGTATACCGATCGCCTGAAGGCCGCGCGTGCCAACAATCCGCCCGATCAGCCAAAGCGCGACGCTTTCGTTGTCGGATCGGGGACGGTCGAAGGGCATCCGGCGGTGGTCGGCGTGCAGGATTTCGGGTTCATGGGCGGATCGATGGGCATGGCGGTCGGCATGGCGTTCTGCGCCGGGGCCGAGCGCGCGCTCACCCGCAAGTGCCCCTATGTCGTCGTGACAGCGGCAGGCGGCGCGCGTATGCAGGAAGGCATCCTCTCGCTTATGCAAATGCCGCGTGCGACCGTAATGACCCGGCGGCTCAAAGAGGCGGGGCTACCCTATATCGTCGTGCTCACCGATCCCACCACTGGCGGGGTGACGGCTAGCTATGCCATGCTCGGTGATGTCCACATCGCAGAGCCCGGCGCACTCATCGGATTTGCCGGGCAGCGCGTGATCCAGGACACGATCCGCGAGCAATTGCCCGAAGGCTTCCAGCGCGCGGAATATCTCCATAAGCACGGCATGGTCGACATGGTGGTGCACCGGAAGGATCTGAAGGAAACGCTCGCCAGCGTCATCGATTACCTCCTGCCTGCCAAGGCCAAGGGCAAGGGCAAGGCGGCCTGA
- a CDS encoding folylpolyglutamate synthase/dihydrofolate synthase family protein, giving the protein MRDMGKSDDPRVQAQLDRLSSLSIQRDILGLDAVRELLSRLGDPHLRLPPLFHVAGTNGKGSTCAFLRSILEAEGYRVHTTTSPHLVRYNERFRIAGNLIEDSRLAELLEEVFDAAQGLGCSFFEITIAAAFTEFARTSADACVVEVGLGGRLDATNVLEAHVLAACGIATLGIDHERFLLAPEEGVPSVPMARIAFEKAGIAKSGVPLVALSSVPEANNELMASAMRAGAKLALAGEAWDFRDGPTLAYQDERGRLNLPAPSLPGAHQFANAALAVAMLRHQDRVSVGSDSMAEGMRLARWPARLQRLSDGPLTKGRETYLDGGHNPSAGLAIAGSLPERFHAIIGMLDNKNPQSLIAPLEGRIESLLVVPVPGHDAHPAGAFGQTAKTSSGLVEAMQALPDDGMPVLIAGSLYLAGEALKLNNEIPD; this is encoded by the coding sequence ATGAGGGACATGGGTAAATCCGACGATCCACGGGTGCAGGCGCAGCTGGATCGGCTTTCCAGCCTTAGCATCCAGCGCGATATTCTCGGGCTCGATGCGGTCCGTGAATTGCTTTCCCGCTTGGGCGATCCGCATTTGCGCCTACCGCCGTTGTTTCACGTCGCCGGTACCAACGGCAAGGGATCAACCTGCGCCTTCCTGCGCTCAATACTCGAGGCTGAGGGCTACCGCGTCCATACGACCACCTCCCCGCATCTCGTGCGCTACAATGAACGTTTCCGCATTGCGGGCAACCTGATCGAAGACTCCCGACTGGCTGAACTTCTCGAAGAGGTGTTCGATGCCGCCCAAGGGCTCGGATGCAGTTTCTTCGAGATCACCATCGCCGCCGCCTTTACCGAGTTCGCGCGGACCTCCGCCGACGCATGCGTGGTCGAGGTCGGCCTTGGCGGCAGGCTGGACGCGACAAATGTGCTCGAGGCACACGTGCTGGCCGCGTGCGGGATTGCGACGCTTGGAATTGATCACGAGCGTTTTCTCTTGGCACCCGAGGAAGGCGTGCCTTCCGTGCCGATGGCGCGGATCGCCTTTGAGAAGGCCGGTATCGCCAAGAGCGGCGTGCCGCTCGTGGCGCTTTCATCGGTTCCCGAAGCGAACAACGAGCTTATGGCATCGGCAATGCGAGCAGGAGCCAAGCTGGCTTTGGCTGGCGAGGCTTGGGATTTTCGCGACGGACCTACCCTTGCCTACCAAGATGAGAGGGGCCGTCTCAATCTGCCCGCACCTTCCCTTCCCGGGGCGCACCAGTTCGCCAATGCCGCCCTGGCCGTTGCCATGTTGCGCCACCAGGACAGGGTATCGGTCGGGTCGGATTCTATGGCCGAAGGCATGAGGCTCGCGCGCTGGCCAGCCCGGTTGCAGCGGCTCTCGGATGGCCCGCTCACAAAGGGACGCGAGACATATCTGGATGGAGGGCACAATCCGAGCGCGGGCCTCGCCATCGCCGGAAGCCTGCCCGAGCGGTTTCACGCCATAATCGGTATGCTCGACAACAAGAATCCCCAGAGCCTGATCGCGCCGCTGGAGGGGCGCATCGAAAGTCTCTTGGTGGTTCCCGTTCCGGGACACGATGCACATCCTGCAGGTGCATTCGGGCAGACTGCGAAGACTTCCTCCGGTCTTGTCGAAGCGATGCAGGCGCTTCCCGACGATGGCATGCCGGTCCTTATCGCCGGGTCGCTTTATCTCGCCGGTGAAGCCCTCAAGCTGAACAACGAAATTCCTGACTGA
- the trpB gene encoding tryptophan synthase subunit beta, whose product MTENTPNSFRTQPDANSFRQMPDERGHFGQFGGRFVAETLMPLILDLEKEYRAAQADPAFAAEFDDLMKHYVGRPSPLYFAERLTEALGGAQVWFKRDELNHTGAHKINNCIGQILLAKRMGKTRIIAETGAGQHGVATATVCARFGLPCVIYMGAEDVKRQSPNVFRMKLLGAEVVPVHSGGATLKDAMNEGLRDWVANVHDTFYIIGTAAGPHPYPEMVRNFQSVIGKEAREQMLERVGRLPDLLVACIGGGSNALGLFHPFLDDPHVKMLGVEAAGHGLDGDEHAASLLGGSPGVLHGNKTYLLQDEDGQITEGHSISAGLDYPGIGPEHAWLKETGRVEYTAVTDNEALEGFQLLCRTEGIIPALEPSHAIAAVANRAKQMSDNEIILMNLCGRGDKDIFTVAEKLGVET is encoded by the coding sequence ATGACCGAAAATACTCCCAATTCTTTCCGCACCCAGCCCGACGCCAACAGTTTCAGGCAAATGCCGGACGAGCGCGGGCATTTCGGCCAATTCGGCGGTCGTTTCGTCGCCGAGACGCTGATGCCGCTGATCCTCGATCTCGAAAAGGAATATCGCGCGGCGCAGGCCGATCCGGCTTTCGCAGCCGAGTTCGACGACCTGATGAAGCACTATGTCGGCCGCCCCTCCCCGCTCTATTTTGCCGAACGGCTGACAGAAGCGCTCGGCGGTGCGCAGGTCTGGTTCAAGCGCGACGAGCTCAATCACACCGGCGCGCACAAGATCAACAATTGCATCGGTCAGATCCTGCTCGCCAAGCGCATGGGCAAGACGCGCATCATCGCAGAAACCGGAGCGGGCCAGCACGGCGTCGCGACCGCTACCGTGTGCGCGCGCTTCGGCCTGCCTTGCGTGATCTACATGGGCGCAGAGGACGTGAAGCGGCAGTCGCCCAATGTCTTCCGCATGAAGCTGCTCGGCGCGGAAGTCGTCCCTGTTCACAGCGGCGGCGCGACCCTGAAAGACGCGATGAACGAAGGGCTGCGCGACTGGGTCGCGAATGTCCACGACACCTTCTACATCATCGGAACGGCCGCAGGCCCGCATCCCTATCCGGAGATGGTCCGCAACTTCCAGAGCGTCATCGGCAAGGAAGCGCGCGAACAGATGCTCGAACGTGTCGGCCGCCTGCCCGATCTCCTCGTCGCCTGTATCGGCGGCGGATCGAATGCGCTGGGACTGTTCCACCCCTTCCTCGACGATCCGCATGTGAAGATGCTCGGTGTCGAAGCGGCAGGGCACGGCCTCGATGGCGACGAGCACGCGGCAAGCTTGCTCGGCGGATCTCCAGGCGTGCTCCATGGAAACAAGACCTACCTGCTGCAGGACGAGGACGGCCAGATCACCGAGGGCCACTCGATCAGCGCAGGGCTCGATTATCCCGGTATCGGGCCCGAGCACGCATGGCTCAAGGAAACGGGCCGGGTCGAATACACCGCCGTCACCGACAACGAGGCGCTCGAGGGCTTCCAGCTGCTGTGCCGCACCGAAGGCATCATCCCCGCACTCGAACCGTCGCACGCCATAGCCGCAGTCGCCAACCGCGCCAAGCAGATGAGCGATAACGAGATCATCCTGATGAATCTGTGCGGACGGGGTGACAAGGACATCTTCACCGTGGCTGAGAAGCTAGGAGTGGAGACGTGA